GCAGGACCGCATGAGCCCCGAGGAGCAGGCGATGCGGGAGGCGGAGGAGGCGATCTCCGAGGTCATGGCCGCGGCGCAGCCGGTGGAGCTCGGTCCCCAGAACTCCTACCTGCGGCGGCTGCAGCACCAGCTGATCCAACGCTACGGTCTCGCGTCCGAGAGCAAGGGCACCGATCCGTTCCGTCGCGTGGTGATCTATCCCCAGTAGTTCCGACCGCCGGACGGCCGAGGCCCCCGGCCGATTCGTGACGCTCGAGGGGCCGGACGGCGCGGGAAAGACGACGCAGGCGGCGTTGCTCGTGGAGCACCTGCGCGCGGCCGGGCACGAGGTGGTCGCGCTGCGCGAGCCGGGCGGAACGGCGATCGGCGAACAGATCCGGTCGCTCTTGATCGATCCGCGCCACGCCGAGCTCGCCCCCCGGACGGAGATGCTCCTCTTCGCCGCCTCGCGCGCGCAGCTCGTCGCCGAGGTCATCGGGCCGGCGCTGGCCCGGGGACGGATCGTCGTCTGCGAGCGCTACCTCGACGCGTCTCTCGCCTATCAAGGGGTGGCGCGCGGCCTCGGCGTGGACCTGGTGCGGACCGTCAACGACGCCGCGACCGGCGCGCTCCGGCCGGATCTCACCCTCCTGCTCGACCTCGATCCGGAGACCGGGCTGCGGCGCGCCCGCGCGGCGTCCCGCCTGCGCGGGACTAGCCAGCGGGATGCGCTGGCGTCGGCGGGCGCGGGGTCCGAGGGGTGGGAGGGTGGCGACCGGATGGAGCGGGAGACGCTGGCGTTCCATGCCCGCGTTCGGGAGGGGTTTCTGGCGCTTGCCAGAATTGAGCCGCAGCGCATCCGGGTGGTCGACGCGCGCCGGCCCGTCGTGGACGTTCAGCGGGAGATTACGGCGGCAGTCGACGGACTGCTCCGGGCAGAGCGTCGCGCGGGAGGGGCTTCGTGAAGCTGATCCTGGCGATCGTGCAGGAAAAGGACCAGCGCCGGCTCATGGAAGGCCTCGTCGCCGCCGAATTTCAGGCCACGATGCTGGCCAGTACGGGCGGGTTCCTCCGCGAGGGCAACGCGACCATCCTGATCGGCGTCGAGGAAAACCGCGTCGACGATGTGATGGCCGTGATTCAAAAGTTCTGCCACGTCCGCGAGCAGCTGGTCAGTCCGCTGCCTCCCGTCGTCGAGCCCGTCGATTCGTACATCTCGTATCCGGTCAAGGTGCAGGTCGGGGGCGCGATCGTGTTCGTCCTGGACGTTGAGCGGATGGTGAAGGTCTAAGGCCGCACCCCGTGTTTTTTCGCGAACTGATCGGCCAGCGCGACGCCCGCGCGGTGCTGCAGGGGGCCCTCCGAAGCGGATGCGTGGCCCACGCGTACCTCTTTGTGGGCCCGGAAGGCGTCGGCCGCCGCGCCGCCGCGCTCGCCTTCGCCCAGGCCCTGCTCTGCGCGACCGGCTTCAATGACATGGTGGCCGGCGAGTCCGCCGACAGGCGGTCCGCCGGCGGAGACGACGCCTGCGGCACGTGCGCGGCGTGCCGGAAGGTCGCCGCGGGCGCGCACCCGGATCTCCGCATCATCGCCCCCGGGGGACGCACCGAGTCCGGCGCCGAGCGCCGCGCCGTCGGAATCGAGCAGATCCGCGATCTCAAGCGCGAGGCGTCCTACCCGCCCTACGAGGCCCGATGGAAGGTGTTCATCATCGAGGACGCGGAGGCGATGCGCGCCGAGGCGGCCAACAGCCTGCTCAAGGTGCTCGAAGAGCCGCCCGCGCAGAGCGTGATCATCCTCATCTCCGAGTCCGCCTCGGCGCTCCTGCCGACGATCGTGTCCCGCTCCCAGATTGTGCGCTTCACATTCGTGCCGGCGGCGGAGATCGCCGCGGCCCTGACCGAGCGCGCCGGCGTTCCCGCGGCGCAGGCGCCGTTCCTCGGCGCGCTGGCCGGCGGACGGCCGGGGCTCGCGCTGCGGGAGTCGGCGGAGGGCGGGGCGGCGCTGGAGTTCCGCCAGGACGTGGTGAAGACGCTTGGAGCGGTCGCCGGCGGCGGACCGGTCAGGCGGCTCGAGGCCGCGGAAGCGGTCTCACGGCAGAAGGACGAGATCAACCGCTGGCTCGACACCGCCCTGCTCTGGATCCGCGACGTGGCGGTCTGGCAGGCGGCGCACGACCCGGCGCTGCTCGTGAACCTCGACCGCCGCGATCAGATCGCGGCGTGGGCCGAGCGCGCGAGGCCGGAGGGTGTGCGGCACGCGGCCGCGGCGATCGAGGGCGCCAAGACAAATTTGCAGCACAATGTCAACCCGCGCCTGGTCCTGGAGCATCTGTTTGCCGGCATCCACCTCGCGCCGGCCGACAAGCGGCCGGCAACCATGTAATTAAAGCCGGCCGACAAT
The bacterium DNA segment above includes these coding regions:
- a CDS encoding cyclic-di-AMP receptor; translated protein: MKLILAIVQEKDQRRLMEGLVAAEFQATMLASTGGFLREGNATILIGVEENRVDDVMAVIQKFCHVREQLVSPLPPVVEPVDSYISYPVKVQVGGAIVFVLDVERMVKV
- the tmk gene encoding dTMP kinase, which encodes MTLEGPDGAGKTTQAALLVEHLRAAGHEVVALREPGGTAIGEQIRSLLIDPRHAELAPRTEMLLFAASRAQLVAEVIGPALARGRIVVCERYLDASLAYQGVARGLGVDLVRTVNDAATGALRPDLTLLLDLDPETGLRRARAASRLRGTSQRDALASAGAGSEGWEGGDRMERETLAFHARVREGFLALARIEPQRIRVVDARRPVVDVQREITAAVDGLLRAERRAGGAS
- the holB gene encoding DNA polymerase III subunit delta', with the protein product MFFRELIGQRDARAVLQGALRSGCVAHAYLFVGPEGVGRRAAALAFAQALLCATGFNDMVAGESADRRSAGGDDACGTCAACRKVAAGAHPDLRIIAPGGRTESGAERRAVGIEQIRDLKREASYPPYEARWKVFIIEDAEAMRAEAANSLLKVLEEPPAQSVIILISESASALLPTIVSRSQIVRFTFVPAAEIAAALTERAGVPAAQAPFLGALAGGRPGLALRESAEGGAALEFRQDVVKTLGAVAGGGPVRRLEAAEAVSRQKDEINRWLDTALLWIRDVAVWQAAHDPALLVNLDRRDQIAAWAERARPEGVRHAAAAIEGAKTNLQHNVNPRLVLEHLFAGIHLAPADKRPATM